A genome region from Sphingorhabdus sp. SMR4y includes the following:
- a CDS encoding polysaccharide pyruvyl transferase family protein encodes MDKNLKVGLFGYYSYGNLGDNLMAFLLSRHVKSLGYEPIVFTKSPEFMSGWDVELCSSVTELVAQSDVIIFGGGGLLIPRNNLSPAQADFTRDMGAVTEAAKAKNIPQIGISLGGAGKSLDQITPAERQNLVRGLTHVTLRNSEDIQLLEQAGIDGAFFNDMVWTTADQVPVAKKKTSGRRRIGFNLYMTQSRRYRLLRKILGMIVRLRPDLDFIFIDIHPGPNGEFNAFAPDRMPKNCSRKTLTDIEKACEEAATLDLLVSTRLHFGVMMMSYGGTTIAYAGQEKTRLLYKRIGRERLFWNSTELFQFIRCFLLPGALKRTISFGQTLTVADVVRDAGQHYVQLTKLLAGIAERKTEQSGAH; translated from the coding sequence ATGGATAAGAATCTGAAAGTCGGTTTGTTCGGCTATTATAGCTACGGGAATCTGGGCGACAACCTGATGGCTTTTCTGTTGTCACGGCATGTCAAAAGCCTCGGCTATGAACCCATAGTTTTCACCAAATCACCAGAATTCATGTCAGGTTGGGACGTGGAACTTTGCTCCAGCGTCACCGAACTCGTTGCGCAATCTGACGTCATCATATTCGGAGGCGGCGGATTACTGATCCCTAGAAACAATTTGAGCCCGGCACAGGCGGATTTTACCCGCGACATGGGTGCAGTGACAGAGGCGGCCAAAGCCAAGAATATTCCGCAGATTGGCATCTCGCTCGGAGGTGCAGGAAAGTCGCTCGATCAGATCACCCCTGCAGAGAGACAGAATCTCGTGCGCGGCTTAACCCATGTTACATTGAGAAACAGCGAAGATATCCAGTTGCTCGAGCAGGCGGGGATCGACGGAGCATTTTTCAACGATATGGTGTGGACCACCGCAGATCAGGTGCCTGTCGCGAAAAAGAAAACCTCGGGTCGACGTCGGATTGGTTTCAATCTCTATATGACCCAGTCCCGACGGTACAGGTTGTTACGAAAGATATTGGGCATGATTGTCCGGCTACGTCCGGATCTTGATTTTATATTCATTGATATTCATCCTGGACCGAACGGCGAGTTTAATGCCTTTGCACCGGACCGGATGCCGAAAAACTGTTCTCGCAAGACTCTGACCGATATCGAGAAAGCTTGCGAGGAAGCCGCCACTCTCGACCTGCTGGTCAGTACGCGCCTACATTTTGGCGTGATGATGATGAGCTATGGTGGCACTACAATCGCTTATGCTGGGCAGGAAAAGACACGGCTTCTGTACAAGCGGATCGGGCGCGAGCGGCTGTTCTGGAACAGCACCGAATTATTTCAGTTCATCCGTTGTTTCCTGTTACCCGGCGCGTTGAAGAGAACCATATCCTTCGGGCAGACTCTGACCGTAGCAGATGTGGTACGTGATGCTGGGCAACATTATGTTCAGCTGACCAAACTGCTGGCGGGAATAGCCGAACGCAAGACGGAGCAATCCGGTGCGCACTGA
- a CDS encoding SDR family NAD(P)-dependent oxidoreductase has protein sequence MKTAFITGTAGFIGFHLAELLLQEGWTVAGYDGMTDYYDVRLKERRIELLNQHPKFTFTQAMLEDNDAVQAAVTAAAPDIIVHLAAQAGVRYSLENPRAYIDANIVGTFNVMEAARAVQVQHLLMASTSSAYGANTEMPFAETQKADTPLTIYAATKKANEAMGHSYAHIYDMPTTMFRFFTVYGPWGRPDMALFKFTKGILEGTPIDIYNDGEMWRDFTYVTDLVRGIRLLIDAVPGGPETAVENDSLSPAAPFRVVNIGNSDKIRLLDFVEAIEDEVGKKAVRNYMPMQTGDVPATWADAGVLQRLTGYRPDTGFREGVAEFVNWYRDFYGV, from the coding sequence ATGAAAACTGCCTTCATCACGGGAACCGCCGGGTTCATCGGCTTTCATCTGGCCGAACTGCTGCTGCAGGAGGGCTGGACGGTCGCCGGCTATGACGGCATGACCGACTATTATGATGTGCGCCTTAAGGAACGGCGGATCGAGCTGCTCAACCAGCATCCGAAATTCACCTTCACCCAGGCCATGCTGGAAGACAATGATGCCGTGCAGGCTGCCGTCACCGCCGCCGCACCCGATATCATCGTCCATCTCGCGGCGCAGGCAGGAGTCCGCTACAGTCTGGAAAATCCCCGCGCCTATATCGACGCCAATATCGTCGGCACGTTCAACGTCATGGAAGCCGCCCGCGCGGTGCAGGTGCAGCATCTGCTGATGGCCTCGACCAGTTCGGCTTATGGTGCCAATACCGAAATGCCCTTCGCCGAAACGCAGAAAGCCGACACGCCGCTGACCATCTATGCCGCGACCAAGAAGGCGAACGAGGCAATGGGCCATTCCTACGCCCATATCTACGATATGCCGACGACGATGTTCCGCTTCTTCACCGTCTATGGCCCCTGGGGCCGTCCCGACATGGCCCTGTTCAAATTCACCAAGGGCATATTGGAAGGCACGCCGATCGACATCTACAATGATGGCGAGATGTGGCGCGACTTTACCTATGTCACCGACCTGGTGCGCGGGATCCGCCTGTTGATCGACGCGGTCCCGGGCGGACCGGAAACCGCAGTCGAGAATGACAGCCTGTCCCCCGCCGCTCCGTTCCGGGTGGTCAATATCGGCAATTCCGACAAGATCCGGCTGCTCGATTTCGTGGAAGCGATCGAGGATGAAGTGGGCAAGAAGGCGGTGCGCAATTACATGCCGATGCAGACCGGCGATGTGCCGGCCACCTGGGCGGACGCCGGCGTGCTGCAGCGGTTGACAGGTTACCGGCCAGATACCGGTTTTCGGGAGGGCGTGGCCGAATTCGTCAACTGGTACCGCGACTTTTACGGAGTCTGA